The following coding sequences are from one Cyanobacteriota bacterium window:
- a CDS encoding GDP-mannose 4,6-dehydratase — protein sequence MKIAVLGSNSFSGSDFIDLLLEDPDNEVIGISRSPEKSALFLPYLRHNSPRFQFHQLDFNHDMERIKAVLDEFAPAYIVNFAAQSEVAPSWKHPEHWFQTNTVALAQLINHLKDQSYLQRYLHISSPEAYGTCVGTVTEESPLNPSTPYAASKAAADMLLSTFYKHFNFPLLTVRATNVYGAHQQLFKIIPRSVIYIKLGKTIQLHGGGKAVKSYIHIRDVSRGELAILQQGKIGNLYHLSPDRGYAVREVVETICNLMGKSFAEATEAVAERLGQDAAYVIDSTKARTELGWSPQISLEEGLQGVVAWVDRFWDEIQQQPLDYIHKP from the coding sequence ATGAAAATCGCAGTTCTCGGTAGCAACTCTTTCTCTGGTAGTGACTTTATAGATCTCTTGTTGGAAGATCCGGACAATGAGGTGATTGGTATTAGCCGATCGCCGGAAAAAAGCGCCCTCTTTCTCCCCTACCTGCGCCACAACAGCCCTCGCTTCCAGTTTCATCAGCTCGACTTTAACCATGATATGGAGCGGATCAAGGCAGTGTTAGACGAGTTTGCCCCGGCCTACATCGTCAATTTTGCCGCCCAAAGTGAAGTAGCCCCCAGTTGGAAACATCCGGAACACTGGTTCCAAACTAACACCGTTGCCCTCGCCCAACTGATCAATCACTTGAAGGATCAGTCCTACCTGCAACGCTACCTGCACATCTCCTCCCCTGAAGCCTACGGCACCTGTGTGGGCACGGTTACGGAAGAGTCTCCCCTCAACCCCTCTACTCCCTATGCTGCCTCTAAAGCAGCGGCTGACATGCTGCTCTCTACTTTCTACAAGCACTTCAACTTTCCCTTACTGACCGTCCGAGCAACCAATGTGTATGGCGCACACCAGCAGTTGTTCAAGATTATTCCCCGCTCTGTCATCTACATCAAGCTGGGCAAAACCATCCAACTGCATGGCGGTGGCAAAGCTGTGAAATCTTACATCCACATCCGCGATGTCTCTAGGGGGGAACTTGCCATCCTACAGCAGGGCAAAATTGGCAACCTGTATCACCTTTCTCCTGATCGAGGCTATGCTGTGCGGGAAGTGGTTGAGACAATTTGTAATCTCATGGGTAAATCCTTCGCAGAAGCGACGGAAGCAGTTGCTGAACGCCTTGGCCAAGATGCTGCTTATGTAATCGATTCCACCAAAGCTCGGACAGAATTAGGCTGGTCACCCCAAATTTCCCTTGAAGAAGGATTGCAGGGTGTGGTTGCCTGGGTCGATCGCTTTTGGGATGAGATTCAACAACAGCCCTTGGACTATATCCACAAGCCCTAA
- a CDS encoding class I SAM-dependent methyltransferase translates to MTIVPNHHSNQQPCPSCHHTAFEQLLDMGSVPASGCFLPDNHHSVALYPLTFELCTHCGLVRQGYSDRPTLDYTHVNRNTKRQLPSYGQQILDSFHQVSDPDQLVIEVGANDGTFLNCLAAANFRHCLGIEPSIALSASCREQGHMVETTHLNHDEALRIRQRYGPAAIVLCRHTLEHVPDPLELVIAMRSLLAEDGLLFIEVPDAQDMAVNGKGQDLWDEHLHYFTAENLTLLVQQAGFSVERITLQDHRQSMNILCWCRPSPTKPMVDTSFDDRLKISVAQFRQFAQKWQLRCQQLQHHAPAWPSPVIAIGASHPQSNFLLFTGLGQYIDALVDDDPHKIGKYVPLPQPVPVISTAQLIANKPPGTILKTAFGYDGWMNKICKPMSDQGVHIVSL, encoded by the coding sequence ATGACGATCGTGCCTAACCACCATTCAAATCAACAACCCTGCCCTAGTTGTCACCATACAGCCTTTGAGCAGTTGTTGGATATGGGGTCTGTGCCAGCATCTGGGTGTTTCCTGCCCGACAATCACCACTCCGTCGCTCTCTATCCCCTGACTTTTGAGCTATGTACTCACTGTGGGTTAGTCCGACAGGGATATTCCGATCGTCCCACTCTTGACTACACCCATGTCAATCGGAATACCAAGCGTCAGCTTCCCAGCTATGGGCAGCAAATTCTAGATTCCTTTCATCAAGTCTCTGACCCTGATCAGCTAGTGATTGAAGTGGGTGCCAACGACGGCACATTTCTCAACTGTCTGGCGGCAGCAAACTTTAGGCACTGCTTGGGCATTGAGCCATCGATTGCCCTGTCAGCCAGTTGCCGTGAGCAAGGACATATGGTAGAAACAACCCATCTCAACCATGATGAAGCGCTCCGAATTCGCCAACGTTATGGCCCAGCGGCCATTGTCCTCTGTCGGCATACGCTAGAGCACGTGCCCGACCCCTTAGAATTAGTGATCGCGATGCGATCGCTGCTGGCTGAGGATGGTCTCCTGTTCATCGAAGTACCCGATGCCCAAGACATGGCAGTTAACGGCAAAGGCCAAGACCTGTGGGACGAACACCTTCATTACTTTACTGCCGAAAACCTCACCCTCTTGGTGCAGCAAGCCGGATTTTCGGTAGAACGCATTACCTTACAGGATCACCGTCAATCAATGAACATTCTGTGTTGGTGCCGCCCCAGTCCAACCAAGCCTATGGTAGATACATCTTTTGACGATCGGCTAAAGATTAGCGTCGCCCAATTTCGTCAATTTGCCCAGAAATGGCAACTGCGTTGCCAGCAACTTCAGCACCATGCCCCAGCTTGGCCATCCCCAGTGATTGCCATTGGTGCTTCCCATCCTCAGTCCAATTTTTTGCTGTTCACTGGCTTAGGACAATACATTGATGCTCTCGTGGATGATGACCCCCACAAAATTGGTAAATACGTGCCCCTGCCCCAGCCCGTACCAGTTATTTCCACAGCTCAATTGATAGCAAACAAGCCCCCTGGCACTATCCTGAAAACAGCATTTGGTTACGATGGCTGGATGAATAAAATCTGTAAACCTATGAGTGATCAAGGCGTGCATATTGTCAGCTTGTAA
- a CDS encoding TIGR04372 family glycosyltransferase → MLLRKTVLPKTIKKLKTLVLTRNPRMWESISRLRLKVNPRSTGAHMALGHALMLQAAYDQAANSYRAAISLTPELEDAPELLSKAKAKAAEAYVGIGNTLEQTNRQNEAIATYQKALALDFQCFSAYRALLKLYKQQGKTADVAQLLDQLQSIQLSTADDYATLGDIFLQNDRGEAAYQCYQKAIELRPDDIPLYHQAGIALFLAGKFDDAAAAWQVGIEKQQHLAKTHHMNLLGIRVIGNSWLLAIGHIAQLDAYFKLGQLGWRAPQRTVLVLKPEMKVPNQPLLSYWEPFLTIISTPDWLPIPSPYLNLITDEFWTLTFPDGSSPIYYKAAALVQEQWERENRPPLLTLKESDRERGRNCLEQLGVPPNAWFVCLHVRESGFHKSWNDTYVPTRNADIDTYTLAIEAIVAQGGWVIRVGDPSMKPLSPMPQVIDYAHSPLKSDWMDIFLCAQCRFFIGMNSGLGLVPPLFGVPCAMTNWVPMGVLPYFGQDRFIPKLYWSKRDNRYISFEDMMRPPVGFSQFVRDLIPLDLEVVDNTPEDLRDLVVEMLEQTGHSSAKSDDTEEDIALRTTYFQLAQTIVGYRGSPIGRAFLRKYRQLLNTAHSVTRHGHQTVDIAG, encoded by the coding sequence ATGCTACTTCGTAAAACCGTATTGCCCAAAACCATCAAAAAGTTAAAGACACTGGTGCTGACTAGAAATCCCAGAATGTGGGAGTCGATTAGTCGATTACGGTTGAAGGTCAATCCCCGATCGACAGGGGCACATATGGCCCTTGGTCACGCATTAATGCTACAAGCAGCCTATGACCAAGCAGCCAATAGCTATCGTGCGGCCATATCCTTGACTCCAGAGCTAGAAGATGCGCCAGAATTACTGTCTAAAGCAAAGGCTAAGGCTGCGGAAGCCTATGTTGGCATTGGCAACACCTTAGAGCAGACCAATCGACAAAACGAAGCGATCGCAACCTACCAAAAGGCCCTAGCCCTAGATTTTCAGTGCTTTTCAGCCTACAGAGCACTCCTGAAACTCTATAAGCAACAGGGTAAGACTGCTGACGTTGCTCAACTTCTCGACCAACTGCAATCCATTCAGCTCTCTACTGCGGATGACTACGCCACATTGGGTGATATCTTTCTGCAAAATGACCGGGGAGAAGCAGCCTATCAGTGTTATCAGAAAGCCATTGAACTAAGGCCTGACGACATACCGCTCTATCATCAGGCTGGCATTGCCCTATTCTTAGCAGGTAAGTTTGACGATGCTGCCGCTGCTTGGCAAGTAGGGATAGAAAAACAACAGCACTTGGCAAAGACTCATCACATGAACTTACTGGGCATTCGTGTGATTGGGAATTCTTGGTTGTTGGCGATCGGTCACATTGCTCAACTAGATGCCTATTTCAAGCTCGGTCAGCTAGGATGGCGCGCTCCCCAACGCACTGTGCTAGTGTTGAAGCCAGAGATGAAGGTGCCAAATCAACCCCTACTCAGCTATTGGGAACCATTTCTCACCATTATTTCCACTCCCGATTGGCTGCCAATTCCCAGCCCCTACTTAAACCTGATTACTGATGAGTTTTGGACACTCACTTTCCCCGATGGTAGTTCACCCATCTATTACAAGGCGGCTGCCCTAGTGCAAGAACAGTGGGAGCGGGAGAATCGTCCTCCATTGCTGACTCTAAAGGAGTCTGATCGAGAGCGGGGTAGGAATTGCCTTGAACAACTAGGAGTTCCCCCAAATGCTTGGTTTGTCTGTCTCCATGTCCGTGAATCGGGGTTTCATAAATCGTGGAACGACACCTACGTCCCCACTCGGAATGCAGATATTGATACCTACACCTTGGCGATCGAGGCGATCGTTGCCCAAGGTGGCTGGGTGATTCGAGTGGGAGATCCTAGCATGAAGCCACTCTCACCAATGCCTCAGGTAATTGACTATGCCCACAGCCCCCTCAAGAGCGACTGGATGGATATTTTTCTATGTGCTCAATGCCGCTTTTTTATTGGCATGAATTCTGGATTGGGCTTAGTTCCTCCCCTATTCGGTGTGCCCTGTGCCATGACCAACTGGGTTCCCATGGGGGTTTTGCCCTACTTCGGACAGGATCGCTTCATTCCCAAGCTGTATTGGTCGAAGCGAGACAATCGGTATATCAGCTTTGAAGATATGATGCGTCCACCCGTTGGCTTCAGTCAATTTGTCCGTGACCTGATTCCTCTAGATTTAGAGGTTGTTGATAATACCCCTGAGGATTTAAGGGATCTGGTGGTAGAAATGCTAGAACAGACTGGCCATTCCTCGGCAAAATCTGACGACACAGAGGAAGACATTGCCCTGAGGACAACCTATTTTCAACTGGCACAGACGATCGTTGGCTATCGAGGCAGCCCTATTGGGCGCGCATTTCTCCGCAAGTATCGCCAGTTGCTGAACACAGCGCATAGCGTAACTCGGCATGGTCATCAAACTGTAGATATTGCTGGATGA
- a CDS encoding alpha-ketoacid dehydrogenase subunit beta — protein MTQRELTVAQAINEALVQAMTADPSVYIMGEGVPDPKGIFGTTLGLRDKFGADRVLDMPVAENGMTGVAIGSALMGMRPVLVHQRVDFALLAMDQMVNQAAKWHYMFGGQLSVPLVVRLIIGRGWGQGPQHSQSLQSWFAHIPGLKVVMPTTPQDAKGLLLASIQDPNPVIFLEHRWLHNIKGWVSPDQDITPLGKARIARAGKDLTIVSVSYMTLEALRTADWLAAQGIEAEVVDLRTLRPLDTDTIVESVKKTGRLLVADTSWKLCGISAEIVALATEAAFSSLRCAPVRITLPDTPSPTSHAMAQFFYPRAVNLYEAACQMVNIPYHNPEPPLKSTQLDVPDKSFTGPF, from the coding sequence ATGACCCAGCGTGAACTCACAGTTGCCCAAGCCATCAACGAGGCGTTGGTTCAGGCCATGACAGCAGACCCATCGGTTTATATCATGGGGGAAGGTGTTCCGGATCCTAAAGGCATCTTTGGCACGACCTTGGGCCTGCGTGATAAGTTTGGTGCTGATCGGGTTCTCGATATGCCCGTGGCTGAGAATGGTATGACGGGTGTGGCGATCGGCTCTGCCTTAATGGGAATGCGTCCCGTCCTGGTGCATCAACGGGTAGACTTTGCTCTGCTGGCCATGGATCAAATGGTTAATCAAGCGGCAAAGTGGCACTACATGTTTGGCGGACAACTCTCCGTGCCCTTGGTTGTGCGGTTAATCATTGGCCGGGGCTGGGGACAAGGCCCACAACATTCCCAGAGCCTGCAATCTTGGTTTGCCCATATTCCCGGCCTGAAGGTGGTCATGCCCACCACCCCCCAAGATGCCAAAGGGTTATTGCTAGCTAGCATTCAGGATCCAAATCCGGTGATTTTTTTGGAACATCGCTGGCTACATAACATTAAAGGCTGGGTGTCGCCAGACCAAGACATTACTCCTTTAGGTAAAGCCAGAATTGCCCGTGCAGGCAAGGATCTGACGATCGTTAGCGTTTCCTACATGACCTTGGAAGCCCTGCGAACGGCTGACTGGCTAGCAGCCCAAGGCATAGAGGCAGAAGTAGTTGACCTCCGCACCCTCCGTCCCCTAGACACTGATACGATTGTGGAGTCTGTGAAGAAAACAGGCCGATTGCTAGTCGCCGACACCAGTTGGAAACTCTGTGGCATTAGTGCTGAAATTGTAGCCCTAGCAACCGAAGCCGCTTTTTCATCCCTGCGCTGTGCTCCAGTTCGGATCACCCTGCCAGATACACCCTCACCCACCAGCCACGCGATGGCTCAGTTCTTCTATCCACGGGCAGTCAACCTCTACGAAGCCGCTTGCCAAATGGTCAATATCCCCTACCACAACCCAGAACCACCGCTAAAGTCAACCCAACTGGATGTGCCCGATAAGTCGTTTACGGGGCCTTTTTAA
- a CDS encoding phytanoyl-CoA dioxygenase family protein, translating to MSICNAIGNTTIANALEGELGYFTGIRLLADELVLVKGLIESQWLDTIQQSYPDYAQQFADRGIDRYHELSHLVDHSTLWHKRTRILPASAVSLIRSTSLFKQLEAEFGNFDLSDEEGNGRESIYWRLVRPHQPTDVGPIHADKWFWDLNGWAMPPETQRVKVWIAIVCEPGLGGLRIAPGSHRQDVPYHGVIRHGIPKPQIDLSEDELPLELFQSQPGDAIVFHDRLLHGGSVTSGTLTRVSLEFTAFIPNATYFVR from the coding sequence ATGTCAATTTGTAATGCCATCGGTAACACAACAATTGCTAATGCCTTAGAGGGTGAACTTGGCTACTTTACAGGAATTCGTCTACTAGCCGATGAGTTAGTCTTGGTCAAAGGACTGATTGAATCGCAATGGCTAGATACTATCCAACAAAGCTATCCTGACTATGCCCAACAGTTTGCCGATCGTGGCATTGACCGCTACCACGAGTTATCCCACCTAGTCGATCACAGCACTCTCTGGCACAAACGAACACGCATTCTGCCAGCATCTGCGGTCAGCCTGATTCGCAGCACCAGCTTGTTCAAGCAGCTAGAAGCCGAGTTCGGCAACTTTGATCTGTCTGACGAGGAAGGCAACGGACGAGAATCTATCTACTGGCGACTTGTGCGCCCTCACCAGCCTACGGATGTAGGCCCAATTCATGCTGATAAATGGTTTTGGGATTTGAACGGCTGGGCAATGCCACCAGAGACTCAGCGGGTGAAGGTATGGATTGCGATCGTCTGTGAACCCGGCTTAGGGGGATTACGCATTGCACCCGGCAGTCATCGCCAAGATGTCCCCTACCATGGAGTGATACGCCACGGCATCCCGAAACCCCAAATTGATCTGAGTGAAGATGAGTTGCCACTAGAGCTATTCCAGAGCCAACCAGGAGATGCCATTGTGTTTCACGATCGGCTGCTCCACGGTGGTAGCGTTACCTCTGGCACCCTAACGCGAGTTAGTTTAGAGTTCACAGCGTTTATTCCCAACGCCACTTATTTTGTGAGGTAA
- a CDS encoding class I SAM-dependent methyltransferase — MGIGGRTLQKFIDFHRAGIFDTVKSVAEIGSQELFCEGGEEIIREVLQTFTQASVSDAEVSRLAKRGAARDLYKLMGLDYLCIDIDGQFGAIPLDLNFEDVPPSHLGRYDFVTNFGTTEHVANQLNCFKVMHDLTSVGGYMYHELPCQGMLNHGLVNYNPKMFWMLCKSNFYDYVGMWFYADTAHPHKLPDNIVQMCKDLDAETLDKFSSQDSMLAVLVRKKFDAPYVPPLDGNLEGTTDIQKLRYWSHIPGAYEKLLRESNRQAATQPNQSSHESTVHDSDRIKALQAELALANSRIAAMESSKFWKLRQRWFALKRLLGLSASD; from the coding sequence ATGGGAATTGGCGGCAGAACATTACAGAAATTTATTGACTTTCATCGCGCTGGTATCTTCGATACGGTTAAATCAGTAGCCGAAATTGGTTCTCAAGAGTTGTTTTGTGAAGGCGGAGAGGAGATCATCCGCGAGGTATTACAGACTTTTACACAGGCTTCTGTTTCTGACGCTGAGGTATCTAGGCTGGCAAAACGGGGTGCTGCCCGCGATCTGTATAAGTTGATGGGGCTGGATTATCTCTGCATCGACATTGATGGTCAGTTTGGTGCTATCCCCCTAGACTTGAATTTTGAAGATGTTCCCCCAAGCCATTTGGGACGTTATGACTTTGTAACTAACTTTGGCACGACTGAACATGTGGCCAATCAACTGAATTGCTTCAAAGTCATGCATGATTTAACTAGTGTGGGAGGCTACATGTACCACGAACTGCCCTGCCAAGGCATGTTAAACCATGGACTTGTGAACTACAACCCTAAGATGTTCTGGATGCTGTGCAAGAGCAACTTCTACGACTATGTTGGCATGTGGTTCTACGCAGATACAGCCCATCCTCACAAACTGCCCGACAATATTGTGCAAATGTGTAAGGATTTGGATGCTGAAACCCTCGATAAGTTTTCATCCCAAGATTCTATGCTGGCTGTTTTAGTCCGTAAGAAATTTGATGCTCCCTACGTTCCTCCACTAGACGGAAACCTAGAAGGCACAACAGACATTCAAAAGCTACGCTACTGGAGCCACATTCCAGGTGCCTATGAGAAACTGTTGCGGGAGAGTAATCGCCAAGCGGCTACTCAACCTAACCAGTCTAGTCATGAATCAACTGTCCATGATAGCGATCGCATAAAAGCCCTACAAGCAGAGTTAGCGTTGGCAAATTCACGGATTGCTGCCATGGAATCTAGTAAATTTTGGAAATTACGACAGCGGTGGTTTGCGCTGAAGCGTCTATTAGGGCTTTCAGCTTCAGATTAG